DNA from Deinococcus aerophilus:
GAATGCTTCCAGCTGGATACTGTTCTGGTCGGCGAAGGCCGGCAAAGGAGGTGGACATGACCCTGGCCGAGGCGCTGATCCGGCGCAAGGAGTTCAAGACCCGCATCGCGGACCTGCAAAGCCGCCTGCAGGGCGTGGTGGTGGTCCAGGAAGGTGATCAGCCGTTCGAGAGTCCTGCCGAGTTGCTGGAGGCGCTGGGCCGCACGATGGAGGAGTACCAGGCGCTGATCGCGTCGATCCACCGCACCAACCTGATCGCGCGGCTTCCCGATGGCCGCAGCCTGACGGAGGCCATCGTGGCGCGCGACATTCTCGATGAGCGCATGGCCATCTTGCGTGGTCTGGCGGAGCAGGCGGGGCGCGTGAACGAGCGCTTCGCGCACAGCGAGCTGCGCTACGTGCCGCAGGTGGAGGTGGCCGAGTTGCGGCGCACGGTCGACGGCTGTGCCCGGGCGCGCCGGGAGCTGGACGTGCAGATTCAGGCCACGAACTGGCGGGTGACGCTGGGCAGCGGGGACGCGCAGTAAGCGAGGGCACGGGTAGGCACGCTGGGCGTGCAGGCAGGGTCGCCTCTGCCCTCTCAGGGGCAAACAGTTCCGACGAGCGGGGCACGGTGCACACGCACGGCTCACGGCTCACCGGGCACATTCATGACCAGCCTGCAGACAGCGCGCCGAGGGAGGGACAGGGGTGAAACTCGCTGAAGTGAATTACGCCATCAAAGCGGTGGAGCGTCGTCTGGACGCCGAGTACCGCCGCGTCCGGGACCGGATATTGACCGAGAAACACGGCGCCGCCGTTTCCCGGGAGCCGGTGGTCGCGGAGCTGGAGCGCTTGCTCAGGCGGCGGCAGGATCTGCGTCAGCTGCGGGCGCGGACCCTCGCTCAGCATCCCGAGGTGGTGGACCTGATCACCGAGCGGCGCGTGCTGCGCGAGCACCTGAAGATCCTGCAAGAGCTGCTGGGCAGGGTGCGGGCCACGTCGCCCGCCGCGCCGGTGCCGTTCAACGCCCGGCGTCTGCTGGGTGCCCGACGCGTGTCCGGGACGCCCCGCCGGGATGCCTGGGAGCTGGATTGTCTGTGGTCCGACGGCCGGCGTTTGCGGAGGCCAGCGGGGGTACCCCTCCGGACCCGGCCCACCGTGGCGCTGACCGATCTGCAGCGCCGCGCCGACCACGTGCGTGATCGGCTGAGCGAGGTGGAGGTCACGTTGCAACGCCGGGGCTGGGACATCGACCACCGGTTCTCAAGTTGTTTCGTTGGACGAAAACTCCAAGGGTGATAAAATAACGTATGGCGCGCTCTGGGCAGACCTGGAAGACCTACCTGCAGTTGATGCGGGGGGTGACGGGTCACTGCGGCGTGGTGCATGAGGCACAGCCCGAGACCGCCGAGCAGGATGAAGTGTTCATGGCGCGCTTCATGAGCGATCTGCGCGCGGGCGCGGTGCAGTTCCAGGACGTGATGGCTGGAACCGGCATCAGCGAGAAGCACTTCCGACATCACCTCCGGTACATTTCACGCTGGGGAGTGGTCCGGCGCACGCTGCTGGCGAACGGCGCGAACTTCCAGCTGCTCGAACAGCTGCGGGCGGAAGAACAGGCCCATCAGCTGGATGATCTGACGCTGAGCGGCAAGCTGGTGGAACAACGTCAGCAACTGGCCGAGCACCTGCGAAAGAAAGCGCCTCCGCCTCAAATCAAGGCCGTGGGCTGGTTGGCCCCTCACCCCCAGAGCGGGCACGCAGCCCGCGTGTACACGGCCCGGGAGATCGTGTGGCTGTACGACACCAACGAGGTCGACGCCGCTGAAGGCCTGCATCCCGCCGTGGCGCGCAGCGTGATCGCGCGCTACCTCACCGCGAAGGGCGGCGTCGTGGCAGACCCGATGGCCGGCAGCGGTACGGTGGCGGTGACGGCCACGCGCCTGGGACACACCACCTGGGCCAGCGACATTGCACCGGCCCACCCCTATATTGCGCGGGTTGATCTGCTCGAACGGGACCTCGCTGAGGTGCTGGAGGGCAGCCCACATCCCCTGGTGGATCTGATGTTTCTCCATCCCCCGCTGCCGGCTTCCCTGGACCTCCAGGCGGCCGGCTTTTCGGCGGACGAGGGAGGCTACGGCGCGTGGCTCGGAGCGATTCTGGAACACACCCTGCATGCCCTCAGGGCGGGCGGCCACCTTGTTCTGGTGTTGCCGCTGGGAATCTCGCCCTCGTTGCTGCACCGCGCGCAGGCGCAGCTGTTCCTCAGCCTGCAGGAGAATTTCGGCCCCCAGCAGCCATTGACGCTGAAAGCCTCGCACCTCGCGGTGGCACGAAGCGGCCGGGAAGGCTGGCACCTGTTCGTGGTCCAGAGCCCCGCGCTGGAGAAAGAAGACTGAGGCGCTGCCCCGACGGGGCTGGTGATACCCCTGGGCCCGGGGTGACAGCGTGGAGCCGCCGCTCAATAACCCTCGGGCTCGCTCCACGGGCAGGTGTTCAGCGCCGCCACCCGGACATCGAGCCGGGTGCGCAGGTACTCCTGCCGAACGACAGTGGACCGAAGGTTGACGGCGGTCAGCACATCGTTCCGCTTTTGCTCAATCGTCAGTGAACCGATGGCCTTGTGGGGAGGTGCGGGCAATCCCAGCACTTGCCGGTATGCCCGCTGCCAGGTATCCGGAAGTTCCTCGTCGTGTTCGGGAGCGGGACCTGGGACCCAGGGCAGCCTTTGAAACGCTGGGGTGTCGAACAAGGCCACCCGCAGCAGCTGGACCAGGTCTTCCAGCGTGGCTGGATACCCCAGGCGCTGCGTGGAGCCGTCCTTGCGCGCCCAATCGACCACGAAGCTCCGGCGGTCGAGCAGGTAGGCGGCGCGCAGGTGGTGCCGGGCATGTCCCAGGTACAGCGCGCCGCTTTCGGGAACCGCCCACCAGCGCTGGGACCGGACCCAGCGGTCTTGAAGCGAGATGAGGGACGCGGCCACCACGGCCAGCTCGAAGTCCACCCGACGGGCGACGCGCGGTGGATCTTGCGGCAGATAGATCCAGCTGTGACCTGAGAACATCTTCACCTCCGTCCGGTGGACTTGCTGTAGGCCTGGCTCCTGGCCTGCTTGCTGGCCGCTCGGTGTTCCCCGCGCGCCATGCGGAACTCCAGCGCCTCGAGCTCCAGGAGCTCCCGGTCGATCAGGGCGCCGTGTGTCTGGGCGCGCAGCAGGCGGCGGCGGCTGAGGGTCAGCGTATCGAGGGCCCGGCCGACATCCCCGGTGTCCAGCTGCTGGGCCAGTTCACGCTGGGCCCGGGCAGCGAGCAGGGTGGCGCGTTCCTGAACAACCTCGGGGTGCTCGGCAGGCGGCTCGCCGTCGAGTGAAGGAAGCACGCAATCGAGCTCCTGAACCTGCGGCTTTCCGTTGAGGTCAGTCCAGCGCAGCTTGATGTTCATTCCCTGACCGCCACGGACGCGCACGCGCAGCACCAGCTTCAGTTCCTGGGCGGCGCGCAGCGGGGGCAGGCTCAGGTCGTAGCCGCTCTGTGGCAGATCGTTGAGCACATCAAGCACTTCGACGCCCTCGACGCGCAGGGTGGCGCTGCGCCCCACGGTGGCCTGCAGGTGGTGCAGCTCGGTCTGGAACAGGGCCGGGAGCTCCCGGGGGTGTTCGGCATGATGAAAGTGGCCGTCCCCGGCGTCGGCAAGTCGTTCAAGCAGACCTTCGTTGTAACGCAGGCCCGCGCCGACCACGCTCGTGCTGACGCCCTTCGTGAGGGCGTCCCTCAGGTCGTCGGCGAGCGCCGGGGCGCGGGTTTCCCCGAGGTTGGGTTTGCCGTCGGTGAGCAACAGGACGCTGGCAAGTCGGCGAGGATGACGTGCGCCGAGCAGCAGCCCGGCGCCCAGCTGCCAGCCTGCGTGCAGCGCCGTGCTGCCCGAGGCACGCAGCGCTTCCAGGCAGGTCAGGAGGGTGCGTCCATCCCCTACCGGCTGCAGGGGAGTGTGCAGCACGGGGCCGCTGGCAAAGCTCACCAGGGCCACCCGGTCTTCTGGCCTCAGCCGGGGGAGAGTCTGGGCGGCGGCCTCACGTGCGAGGGCCAGCGGCAGGCCATACATGCTTCCACTGGTGTCGATAGAGAGGACCAGGTCGAGCGGTGCGCCTTCCTTGCCCGCAGGAGGGGAGACGCGAATGAGCAAATCGGTGACGTCAAAGTCGGCGACGGGGCGGGCGGGGATGACCTGAAGGTGTGGATTCACCACTCCAGTGTCTGAGTCGTCTCCGCATTTCGTTGAACGAAATATCGAAAAAGAGCCCTTGTTCAGGCAACAACGCTCTGTCCCGGTCAACCTTCG
Protein-coding regions in this window:
- a CDS encoding DIP1984 family protein encodes the protein MTLAEALIRRKEFKTRIADLQSRLQGVVVVQEGDQPFESPAELLEALGRTMEEYQALIASIHRTNLIARLPDGRSLTEAIVARDILDERMAILRGLAEQAGRVNERFAHSELRYVPQVEVAELRRTVDGCARARRELDVQIQATNWRVTLGSGDAQ
- a CDS encoding vWA domain-containing protein, which codes for MNPHLQVIPARPVADFDVTDLLIRVSPPAGKEGAPLDLVLSIDTSGSMYGLPLALAREAAAQTLPRLRPEDRVALVSFASGPVLHTPLQPVGDGRTLLTCLEALRASGSTALHAGWQLGAGLLLGARHPRRLASVLLLTDGKPNLGETRAPALADDLRDALTKGVSTSVVGAGLRYNEGLLERLADAGDGHFHHAEHPRELPALFQTELHHLQATVGRSATLRVEGVEVLDVLNDLPQSGYDLSLPPLRAAQELKLVLRVRVRGGQGMNIKLRWTDLNGKPQVQELDCVLPSLDGEPPAEHPEVVQERATLLAARAQRELAQQLDTGDVGRALDTLTLSRRRLLRAQTHGALIDRELLELEALEFRMARGEHRAASKQARSQAYSKSTGRR